The Anolis carolinensis isolate JA03-04 chromosome 2, rAnoCar3.1.pri, whole genome shotgun sequence genome contains the following window.
GATtcttgggctgggctgtggtgcaagctggttagcagccagctgcaataaatcactctgaccaagaggtcatgagtttgaggcctggccatgtcggggtgagcaccagacaattaaaaataaaatatagcccctgctcgttgctgacctaagcaacctgaaagatagttgcatctatcaagtaggaaatttaggtaccacttatatgtggggaggctaatttatgacaccctaaaaatcatccagccgctgttggaatgaagaagttgccatcgcagtggatgatgaagcagctgctccccctgtggcaggaatcaagcataccttcaggaagctggaagatggagaaggtttaaattgcctctgtgtctgtctttgtcactgttctgtgttatatggcattgaatgtttgccttatatgtgtacaatgtgctccactctgagtccccttcagggtgagaagagtggaatataaatactgtaaataataataaataaataaatgtataaggGTATTGTAGCTCATTACGACTCAGTCCCATAGGAtgaaatcattttatttatttatttatttacagtatttatattccgcccttctcaccccaaaggggactcagggcggatcacattatacacacatagggcaaacattcaatgcccataaacacattgaaccgaaacagagacagacagacgcagaggcaatttaaccttatcctgaggggatgttcgattctggccacaggggggagcagttgcttcatcatccactctgacggcacttcctcactttctcattccaatgttgtaaattagttaaacttgcctccccatttttataagtagtaccttatttcctacttgatagatgcaactatctttcgggttgctaggtcagcaacaagcaggggctatttttttttaattgacgggtgctcaccccgctacgtgctggcctcgaactcatgacctcatggtcaaagtgatttattgtagcaggctgctcaccagcctgcgccacagcctggccactAATGAGAAATCATGATTTCTCATTAGATTTGGACTGGGCCACACTTTTAGTATTGTTCAGGGAGACTCAAACCTGTATCCCCATACAATGACACAACATCGGAAGACATTTTCCCACTGTAAGCACTTACCGCCCCGACTGGGTAGACGGGTACATATGCTGTGCAGGGTTGTAGCTGGACAGGGTATCCCGGATGCATGTAGCCACCAATCGGTAGGGACCCCACTGGAGGATGAGTCTGTACTACGTATCCCTGTGGTGCTCCATTGAATTGTGTTTCCTGCATGTAGGGATCAGGGGGAAGGCGGGGTAGGGTGGCTGAATGGTGGCGGGGTGGCCGTGGGAGGGTGGCCGATGTAGGGGGAGGGCGAGGCAGGGTCGCAGCCCCACCAAGCCGGGGCAACGTGGCCGTGCCCGAGTGCACCGTGGTGGGAGGGTGGTCGCTGTACCCGGGGATGGGGGCATCCTGTGGGGGTGGAGGAGGAGGCTGGAGAGGGTTGTTGTAGGGCGGGGGAGAGGTGTGGGGGGCAGAATCAGGGAGTCCtaagggagaagagaaagaagcagaaagaaaaaacatgtttaagacagagcttcttaaacttgcCCACTCACAACCCTGTATGGAACAAGAAATTTTTATATGACCCCAGGTatttgaaatactgtatatactcaagtgtaagccgacccgaatataagccgaggcacctaattttaccacaaaaaacctgggaaaacatttactccagtataagccgagggtggtaaatttcagaaataaaaatagataccaataaaattacattaattgaggcatcagtaggttaaatgtttttgaatatttacataaagctcaaatgtaagataagactgtccaactctgatcaaatcattattctcatcttcttcaatgtaaatgtgcttatgtatccttttaataataatagagtaaaataataaatgtaataataataaatacaggaaaataatacatgtagtaataaatagagtaaaataataaatgcaataataataatacagtagagtctcacttatccaagctaaacaggccggcagaagcttggataagcgaatatcttggataataaggagggattaaggaaaagcctatttaacatcaaattaggttatgattttacaaattaagcaccaaaacatcatgttatacaacaaatttgacagaaaaagtagttcaacacgcagtaatgttgtaattactgtatttacgaatttagcaccaaaatatcacaatatattgaaaacattgactacaaaaatggcttggataatccagaggcttggataagtggggcttggatatgtgagattctactgtaataaaatcagagtgaaataataaatgtattaataataattataaaaatagagtaaaataaatgtaatagtagcaacaataatagagaaaaataataaatgtaataataccaataataatagagaaaaataatgaatgtaccacatattctcaagtataagctgacccaaatataagccaaccaggaccctcacccgagtataagctgaggggggctttttcagtcttaaaaaaaagctgaaaaacaaggcttatacttgagtatatacactaAGTAAAAAAATTAAGCATTTAGTGATaagaaatcaacatttgcaaggctggGTTTTCCTATTAATGGAGAACAAATGAAGCATTTTCCacattgcacaacagattcatgtacatctCTAAATACTTCCAACATTGAAGTAAAAGGactccatttggggttgggacccatggTTTAAGAAGCTAGGGTTTAACAAAAATCAATTACACTTTTGTCGGCACAAGTTCCAGATAAACTCATACACAGTATCTCTTTCCCAGGATGCCTCATATCAGTGTATTCCTTTTCCATACAACATCAGTTTTATTGGATGGCTTCCTTCCATTTGGTAGTTATAAGGAGCATATGGTTCCTTTGTagcaacagctccattggctgccagtccatTATTGGTCCCAGTTCAAAGTGATGTTTACAACATATAAAGCTCTATGTGGCTCATCTCCAGCCTGTCTGAAGAACCATATTTTTCCCATCTGAACTACTGCGTACTTTCAGGTCTTCTAAATCCCAAAACCTGCATAGGGAAACGTAGAcatattctgccttgatgtttcacattaatttaattttatagtttattattattttaatcttaacTTACTATGTGTTTTTACTTATACAGGTTGTGCATCTCTGGTCTGAAACTCCAGAATCCAAAATGGTCTGTGTGGCTGGCTGAGATAGTGCCACCTTTCTTTTCTGATGCTTTAAAGCACACaatctttgttttatgcacaaaatcctTTAAAATGTTGCATAAAATCACCTTCATGCTATTTGTACAAGATGTATATGATACATAAATGAAATTCATGTTTAtattgggtcccatttccaagatatctcataacATACACGCAAGTATAGGGATTCCTGTATCTTAAAATATCCAAAATCCAAGATACTTTTGGAGAAGACATCGCCAACCTGTATGTGGTGTTATTTGCATTTCTTTATGCCCGACTCTTGGGAAAAAATATAGGGAATACATAAAGTTATCAATGTTTTCCTATCTGTAAGACACAGCTGAATGTACATTAAGGAGTAAACCAAAGTGGTTTTGAACCTCTATATATTTTCCTTCaaaggggccctggtggcacagtctgttaaagtgctgagctgctgaacttgcggaccaaaaggtcccaggttcaaatcccgggagcagaataagcgcccgctgttagccccagctcctgccaacctagcagttcaaaaacatgccaatgtgagtagatcaataggtaccgctccggcaggaaggtaacggtgctccatgcagtcatgctggccacatgaccttggaggtgtctatggacaacgccagctctttggcttagaaatggagatgagcaccaacccccagagtcagtcatgactggacttaacatcaggggaaacctttacctttacctattgtccTTCAAAGTGTGTTCAACCCCTTTGAAAGGTATGCCTCCTGCAAATCGAATGCCTATACTTCCCAGCCCTCATTGAAATCACAGATGAAAGTATCATCCAAGCTTGACACTGGTTGTAGATCAATCTTTGTTTTCTTCACTGTTTGAGCTCCCAGGCACCAAAGGAAGTCCTAACATTCATGAACTGTGCTTTTGATGGCTGCCCAGCTACACTTCAAAGACCTGTGCAGAGATGAAATGTGACATAGTTTTCTCCAGTATACACACACTTCTTCTTGGCTGTCCAATGTGTTAGGAAGGACAGCAAAATCACATTGTCAGATGAACAAAACACAAATATGGATGCTCATTGTCTAGTTTTCATACCATCcgccattttacagatgaaaacagtGATGTATGTGGTCAAATAATGTCCAGCAGTAATCATTCAAGATGGCAAACCTTATTAATGGGGAGGAGCAGCCAAGTtaagagaagctgcagcagtttgctttagcCTGAGCCTGCTGGAGAGGTCAGTTACCTCCTCTTCTCTTCCATCTTCCCATTTcatcacaggccccttctacactgccatataaaatacagattgcctgctttgaactggactatatggcagtgtagatttatataatctagtgcaaagcagataacgttGTTAATCtcaatgatatggcagtgtagaaggggcctgcgtTAACTGAAACAGAGTAAACTTTAGACTCGGTTTGCAGCAACTAAAGTTAGCCAAGGAGACAGAAAATGGTAGTGGTGGATGAATAGAGAAACTGGAGCATTTTGTAAAGTATTAATTAGAGTTGCCTCTTCCAAATCGAGATACAGTGTTCCTttgctacttcatggttcacttttcgctcccttgttgttttcaattaatattaatgtacacatttattcaccccagtggcgaagtgtgttaaaacactgagctgctgaacttgcagaccgaaaggtcccaggttcaaaccccgggagcgacgggagcgaccgctgttagctccagcttctgccaacctagcagttcgaaaacatgccaatgtgagtagatcaataggtaccgctctggcgggaaggtaacggcacttcatgcagtcatgccggccacatgaccttggcggtgtctatggacaatgacggctctttgtcttagaaatggagatgagcaccaacccccagagtcagacatgactggacttaatgtcaggggaaacctttacctttacctttacacatttattgtgggatttttgccgTTTTGCgggtttttgcagtgtgcaaagggttttgaaaggggggaaggggagaggggggaagggttggaaataaaaagggttatttagcttccattcttcttctctgccggtgtactgtatattgtaactgctaaaataaaatgcagactgtgttgtagtaagtggtctgtggtttgctctcctccacacatagaataaatatagtgtccctactttgcagattttcacttattgtgggtggtcctggaacgtaacccctgcgataaatgagggaacactgtactctggatacatattctttctctctctgttacaaccaggaaagtaaaaaaaatccctatCTCTACATTGTCCAAATGATGCAATACAGATATGGTTGCAGTACTAGCAGGGACTCCACCGCACTATGAATTCTCAGAAGTTTGGCCCTTTTGAGTTTAGACAATTAGTGTACTTAGATCTCAGAAGCATACAATGAATCCAGTCGGTTATAAATGCCAGGAACCTGGCTTTCTCTTG
Protein-coding sequences here:
- the prrt1 gene encoding proline-rich transmembrane protein 1 isoform X1, producing the protein MSSEKTGLPDSAPHTSPPPYNNPLQPPPPPPQDAPIPGYSDHPPTTVHSGTATLPRLGGAATLPRPPPTSATLPRPPRHHSATLPRLPPDPYMQETQFNGAPQGYVVQTHPPVGSLPIGGYMHPGYPVQLQPCTAYVPVYPVGAPYPQANPPPPPALSPTQVTPGIAILEPRRPPHDYLPIAVLTTICCFWPTGIIAIIKAVQVRTAVARGDIVSAEIASREARNFSFISLAVGIAAMVLCTILTVVIIIAAQHHDNDWDP
- the prrt1 gene encoding proline-rich transmembrane protein 1 isoform X2, with the protein product MSSEKTGLPDSAPHTSPPPYNNPLQPPPPPPQDAPIPGYSDHPPTTVHSGTATLPRLGGAATLPRPPPTSATLPRPPRHHSATLPRLPPDPYMQETQFNGAPQGYVVQTHPPVGSLPIGGYMHPGYPVQLQPCTAYVPVYPVGAVTPGIAILEPRRPPHDYLPIAVLTTICCFWPTGIIAIIKAVQVRTAVARGDIVSAEIASREARNFSFISLAVGIAAMVLCTILTVVIIIAAQHHDNDWDP